The following are encoded in a window of Deinococcus sp. HSC-46F16 genomic DNA:
- a CDS encoding 23S rRNA (cytosine(2499)-C(5))-methyltransferase, whose product MSPSPVSPRSRLRLRVSAPAEAHLRAGHPWLYEGSVREQNREGEAGELAVIYDRRDRFLAIGLYDPHSPLRLRVLHTGLPVTVDEAWWAARLDAALHRRAALFGPDTDGYRAVNGESDGFPGAVIDRYADTLVLKLYTAAWFPHLPLLLGLLEARFPGFRVVLRLSRNIEALAEGVGLGDGLTVVGTAPDGPVVFRETGLKFEADVVRGQKTGFFLDQRENRRRVEGLSRGRRVLNAFSFSGGFSLYAARGGASEVVSLDISAHALASAGRNFALNPGLGAAHEMVQADVFEWLSQTRREFDLTILDPPSLARRESEREGAIRAYGKLAGDGIRRLAPGGVLVSASCSAHVSAEEFWEAVRGAARRSGRRWRELRTSRHAPDHHASFPEAEYLKAIYLQLEP is encoded by the coding sequence ATGTCGCCGTCCCCTGTCTCCCCGCGCTCCCGCCTCCGCCTGCGTGTCTCGGCCCCCGCCGAAGCGCACCTGCGTGCCGGGCACCCCTGGCTCTACGAGGGCAGCGTGCGCGAGCAAAACCGCGAGGGCGAGGCCGGGGAACTCGCCGTGATCTATGACCGCCGCGACCGCTTTCTCGCCATCGGCCTGTATGACCCCCACTCGCCCCTGCGCCTGCGGGTGCTCCACACGGGGCTGCCCGTCACGGTGGACGAGGCGTGGTGGGCTGCTCGGCTCGACGCCGCCCTGCACCGCCGCGCCGCCCTCTTCGGCCCCGACACCGACGGCTACCGCGCCGTGAACGGTGAGTCGGACGGCTTTCCCGGCGCGGTGATCGACCGCTACGCGGACACGCTGGTCCTCAAGCTGTACACGGCGGCTTGGTTTCCCCACCTGCCGCTGCTGCTGGGGCTGCTGGAGGCCCGCTTCCCCGGTTTCCGGGTGGTGCTGCGGCTCAGCCGCAACATCGAGGCATTGGCGGAGGGGGTCGGCTTGGGCGACGGCCTGACCGTGGTGGGCACGGCCCCGGACGGCCCGGTGGTCTTCCGCGAGACGGGCCTGAAGTTCGAGGCCGATGTGGTGAGGGGCCAAAAGACCGGCTTCTTCCTCGACCAGCGCGAGAACCGCCGCCGGGTGGAGGGGCTCTCTCGGGGGCGGCGGGTGCTCAACGCCTTTTCCTTTTCCGGGGGCTTCTCGCTGTACGCGGCCAGGGGCGGCGCGAGCGAGGTCGTCAGCCTCGACATCAGCGCCCACGCGCTGGCGAGTGCCGGGCGGAACTTCGCCCTGAATCCCGGCCTGGGTGCAGCGCACGAGATGGTGCAGGCCGACGTGTTCGAGTGGCTCTCGCAGACCCGGCGCGAGTTCGACCTGACTATCCTCGACCCGCCCTCGCTGGCACGGCGGGAGTCCGAGCGGGAAGGGGCAATCCGGGCTTATGGGAAGCTCGCCGGGGACGGGATACGCCGCCTCGCACCGGGCGGGGTGCTGGTCAGCGCGTCGTGCTCCGCGCACGTCAGTGCCGAGGAGTTCTGGGAGGCGGTGCGGGGTGCGGCCCGGCGCAGTGGCCGCCGCTGGCGCGAGCTGCGGACCAGCCGCCACGCGCCCGACCACCACGCCTCCTTCCCGGAGGCCGAGTACCTCAAGGCGATCTACCTTCAGCTCGAACCCTGA
- the dinB gene encoding DNA polymerase IV, translating to MGESPRKIIHVDMDAFYASVEQRDDPRLRAQPVAVAWGGKRSVVLTASYEARPFGVRSAMPLYRALERCPGLVVVEPRFDAYREVSAQVREVFRSYTPLVEPLSLDEAYLDVTAPLRGGPSATRIAQGIRAEIRAATGLTATAGVSVNKFLAKLASGMNKPDGLTVLLPAQADALLASLPTSAFHGIGPATAAKLAAHGIHTGADLRRTPPAHLAAWFGRVGEHFARIARGEDDRPVEPDRAPVSVGTEETYADDLRGVEAVRAVLPSLARAVEERLARAGLAGRVVVLKLKLDDRSVVTRRVTLPHPVRDEATLTRTAAHLVTAELMGEKGVRLVGITAAGLGPPTEPPPTLFGEPG from the coding sequence GTGGGAGAGTCGCCGCGCAAGATCATCCACGTGGACATGGACGCCTTTTACGCGTCCGTGGAGCAGCGCGACGATCCCCGGCTGCGTGCTCAACCCGTCGCAGTGGCCTGGGGCGGCAAGCGCAGCGTGGTCCTGACGGCGAGCTACGAGGCGCGGCCCTTCGGCGTCCGCAGCGCCATGCCGCTGTACCGGGCGCTGGAGCGCTGTCCGGGGCTGGTCGTCGTGGAGCCGAGGTTTGACGCCTACCGCGAGGTGAGCGCCCAGGTCCGTGAGGTGTTCCGGAGCTACACCCCCCTCGTCGAGCCGCTCTCGCTGGACGAGGCCTACCTCGACGTGACCGCGCCGCTGCGGGGTGGGCCGAGTGCCACCCGCATCGCTCAGGGCATCCGCGCCGAGATTCGGGCGGCCACCGGACTCACCGCCACGGCGGGCGTGAGCGTGAACAAGTTCCTCGCCAAGCTCGCGAGCGGCATGAACAAGCCCGACGGCCTGACCGTGCTGCTGCCCGCGCAGGCGGACGCGCTGCTGGCCTCGTTGCCGACCTCCGCCTTTCACGGCATCGGCCCGGCGACCGCCGCCAAACTTGCCGCCCACGGCATCCACACCGGGGCCGACCTGCGGCGCACGCCGCCCGCCCACCTCGCCGCGTGGTTCGGGCGGGTGGGGGAACACTTCGCCCGCATCGCGCGGGGCGAGGACGACCGCCCGGTCGAGCCGGACCGCGCCCCGGTGTCGGTCGGCACCGAGGAAACCTACGCGGACGACCTGCGCGGGGTAGAGGCCGTCCGCGCCGTCCTGCCGTCCCTCGCGCGGGCAGTCGAGGAGCGGCTCGCGCGGGCGGGCCTCGCCGGGCGGGTCGTCGTGCTCAAGCTCAAGCTCGACGACCGCTCAGTGGTGACCCGCCGGGTGACGCTGCCCCATCCCGTGCGTGACGAGGCGACCCTCACGCGCACCGCCGCCCACCTCGTCACCGCTGAGCTGATGGGCGAGAAGGGCGTGCGGCTCGTCGGCATCACCGCCGCCGGGCTGGGGCCACCCACCGAGCCGCCGCCGACACTGTTCGGGGAGCCTGGATAG
- the ppsA gene encoding phosphoenolpyruvate synthase — MDMIRWFQTLRMTDVEVVGGKNASIGEMIQGLAGAGVRVPGGFATTADAFRAFLTHNRIEEKINARLSALDVNDVIALADAGREIRGWVEGGELPTELEQAIRDGYAQMTAEAGGTEPDVAVRSSATAEDLPEASFAGQQETFLNVRGIDSVLHHVRLVFASLYNDRAISYRVHHNFEHADVALSAGVQRMVRTDLGVSGVAFTLDTESGYRDAVLVTAAYGLGELVVQGAVNPDEFFVYKPALKAGKRAILRRTLGSKARRMVYAEGGGVDSVDVPEAEQRRFCLSDDDLTELARQCVTIEEHYGRPMDIEWGKDGRDGQIYILQARPETVQSRTGRTLERFELGGQGDVLVEGRAVGNRIGAGVVRVVRDVAQMDQVREGDILVADMTDPDWEPVMKRASAIVTNRGGRTCHAAIIARELGIPAVVGTGNATRELESGAQVTVSCAEGDTGYVYAGELPFRVNRVELDAMPPVAMKIMMNVASPDRAFSFAALPNEGVGLARVEFVISNVIGIHPRALLDYPNVPDDVRAQIEEKTAGYATPRDFFREKLAEGVATIAAAFAPKPVIVRLSDFKSNEYAHLIGGPAYEPHEENPMIGFRGASRYRSPDFAAAFALECEAIREVRGGMGLTNVQVMIPFVRTVGEAQAVIEVLERNGLRRGENGLKVIMMCEIPSNAILAEQFLEHFDGFSIGSNDLTQLTLALDRDSGLVADLFDEQNEAVLALMSQAIAAAKRAGKYIGICGQGPSDHPALAQWLMDQGIDSVSLNPDSVLSTWLSLAGEPEAARA, encoded by the coding sequence ATGGACATGATTCGCTGGTTCCAGACACTAAGGATGACCGACGTGGAGGTCGTGGGCGGCAAGAACGCCTCCATCGGCGAGATGATCCAGGGCCTCGCCGGGGCCGGGGTCCGGGTGCCCGGCGGCTTCGCCACCACCGCCGACGCCTTCCGCGCTTTCCTGACCCATAACCGCATCGAGGAAAAGATCAACGCCCGCCTCTCCGCTCTGGACGTGAACGACGTGATTGCGCTTGCAGATGCCGGGCGCGAGATTCGCGGCTGGGTGGAGGGCGGCGAGCTGCCCACCGAGCTGGAACAGGCCATCCGGGACGGCTACGCGCAGATGACGGCGGAAGCGGGCGGGACTGAACCCGACGTGGCCGTGCGGTCCAGCGCCACCGCCGAGGACCTGCCGGAAGCCTCCTTCGCGGGGCAGCAGGAGACCTTTCTGAACGTGCGCGGCATCGATTCCGTGCTGCACCACGTCCGGCTCGTCTTCGCCTCCCTCTATAACGACCGAGCCATCTCCTACCGGGTCCACCACAACTTCGAGCACGCGGACGTGGCGCTCTCGGCGGGGGTGCAGCGGATGGTGCGGACCGACCTCGGCGTGTCGGGCGTGGCTTTTACCCTCGACACCGAAAGCGGCTACCGGGACGCGGTGCTGGTCACGGCGGCGTACGGGCTGGGCGAACTCGTCGTGCAAGGGGCCGTGAACCCCGACGAGTTCTTTGTGTACAAGCCCGCGCTCAAGGCCGGAAAGCGGGCGATTCTGCGCCGCACCCTGGGCAGCAAGGCCCGCCGGATGGTCTATGCCGAGGGCGGCGGCGTGGACAGCGTGGACGTGCCCGAAGCGGAGCAGCGCCGCTTCTGCCTCAGTGACGACGACCTCACCGAGCTCGCCCGGCAGTGCGTGACCATTGAGGAGCACTACGGGCGGCCGATGGACATTGAGTGGGGCAAGGATGGGCGCGACGGGCAGATCTACATCCTGCAAGCCCGGCCCGAGACGGTCCAGAGCCGCACCGGGCGCACGCTGGAGCGCTTCGAGCTGGGGGGGCAGGGCGACGTGCTCGTCGAGGGCCGCGCCGTCGGCAACCGCATCGGCGCGGGCGTGGTGCGGGTGGTGCGCGACGTGGCGCAGATGGATCAGGTACGGGAAGGGGACATCTTGGTCGCGGACATGACCGACCCCGACTGGGAACCGGTCATGAAGCGGGCCTCGGCCATCGTGACCAACCGGGGTGGGCGCACCTGCCACGCAGCGATCATCGCGCGGGAGCTGGGGATTCCGGCGGTCGTGGGGACCGGGAACGCGACCCGCGAGCTGGAGAGCGGTGCCCAGGTCACCGTCTCCTGCGCCGAGGGCGACACCGGGTACGTGTACGCGGGCGAGCTGCCCTTCCGGGTCAACCGCGTCGAGCTGGACGCCATGCCCCCCGTCGCCATGAAGATCATGATGAACGTGGCCTCGCCCGACCGCGCCTTCTCCTTCGCGGCGCTGCCCAACGAGGGCGTCGGCCTGGCCCGCGTCGAGTTCGTGATCTCCAACGTGATCGGGATTCACCCCCGCGCCCTGCTGGACTATCCGAACGTGCCCGACGACGTACGGGCGCAGATTGAGGAGAAGACGGCCGGGTACGCGACGCCCCGCGACTTCTTTCGCGAGAAGCTGGCCGAGGGGGTGGCAACCATCGCGGCGGCCTTCGCGCCCAAGCCGGTGATCGTGCGCCTCAGCGACTTCAAGAGCAACGAGTATGCCCACCTGATCGGCGGCCCCGCCTACGAACCGCACGAGGAAAACCCGATGATCGGCTTCCGGGGCGCCTCCCGCTACCGCTCGCCCGACTTCGCCGCCGCCTTCGCGCTGGAGTGCGAGGCGATTCGGGAGGTGCGGGGCGGCATGGGCCTGACGAACGTGCAGGTCATGATTCCCTTCGTCCGCACGGTGGGCGAAGCGCAGGCCGTGATCGAGGTCTTGGAGCGCAATGGCCTGCGCCGGGGCGAGAATGGCCTGAAGGTCATCATGATGTGCGAGATTCCCTCCAACGCGATTCTGGCCGAGCAGTTCCTCGAACACTTCGACGGCTTCTCCATCGGGTCCAACGATCTGACGCAACTTACGCTCGCCCTTGACCGCGACTCCGGGCTGGTGGCCGACCTCTTCGACGAGCAGAACGAGGCGGTGCTCGCGCTGATGAGCCAGGCCATCGCCGCCGCGAAGCGGGCCGGGAAGTACATCGGCATCTGCGGGCAGGGGCCGAGCGACCACCCCGCGCTCGCGCAGTGGTTGATGGATCAGGGGATCGATTCGGTGAGCCTCAACCCCGACTCGGTGCTGTCCACCTGGCTCTCGCTGGCGGGCGAGCCGGAGGCGGCGCGGGCCTGA
- a CDS encoding pyruvate, water dikinase regulatory protein, translated as MTLPRAVLIVSDHTGLTAETTARALLAHFPGQPLRYLQRPFVATVEAARGVAREVSALAGRGERPLIFTTVTDAAVLLELEAAPAHLFDLLGPGLAALEAEFGMPAARSVGRYHDMHDQTSYLARMDALDFALATDDGVGDKQYGLSDVILVGVSRAGKTPTSLFLALQHGVRASNYPLAEDDFERERLPIPLEPHRAKLHGLTIDPRRLHAIRTQRRAGSRYASLEQCEHEVRRAERLFQRAGIPVRDTTSASVEEIAAGILAQIRRG; from the coding sequence ATGACCTTGCCCCGCGCCGTCCTGATCGTCTCGGACCACACCGGCCTGACCGCCGAGACCACCGCACGTGCGCTGCTGGCCCACTTTCCGGGACAGCCGCTGCGCTACTTGCAGCGCCCCTTCGTCGCCACCGTGGAGGCGGCGCGGGGCGTGGCGCGGGAGGTCTCGGCGCTGGCGGGGCGGGGCGAGCGGCCCCTGATCTTCACCACGGTCACCGACGCCGCCGTGCTGCTTGAGCTGGAGGCCGCCCCCGCCCACCTCTTCGACCTGCTGGGACCGGGCCTCGCCGCGCTGGAGGCCGAGTTCGGGATGCCCGCCGCCCGCAGCGTGGGCCGCTACCACGACATGCATGACCAGACGAGCTACCTCGCCCGCATGGACGCCCTCGACTTCGCCCTCGCCACCGACGATGGGGTGGGCGACAAGCAGTACGGCCTCTCGGACGTGATTCTGGTCGGCGTCTCGCGGGCCGGAAAGACGCCCACCAGCCTCTTTCTGGCCCTCCAGCACGGGGTCCGCGCGAGCAACTATCCGCTGGCAGAGGACGATTTCGAGCGCGAGCGGCTGCCCATTCCGCTGGAGCCGCACCGCGCCAAGCTGCACGGCCTGACCATCGACCCCCGGCGGCTGCATGCCATCCGCACCCAGCGCCGCGCCGGAAGCCGCTACGCCAGCCTCGAACAGTGCGAGCACGAGGTCCGGCGGGCCGAGCGCCTTTTTCAGCGGGCCGGGATTCCGGTGCGCGACACCACCTCCGCCAGCGTGGAGGAGATCGCGGCGGGGATTCTGGCGCAGATTCGGCGGGGGTGA
- the glcF gene encoding glycolate oxidase subunit GlcF, with protein sequence MQHDIPVPALGPQGEVMAHAVDACVHCGFCLPACPTYALLGDEMDSPRGRIVLMKEVLEGTLPLADAAPHLDRCLGCQACVTACPSGVPYGELITSFRGWSEPQRERSPLDRAKRAGILKILPAPKVFSVAARVGQYAKPLAPLLPATLRAPLDLLPQRVPAMQPQPPVTPARGKRRGRVAFLAGCAQQALTPNFNAATLRVLARNGIEVVIPEGQGCCGAAALHTGAREEALRLVRQNLAAFDPEEYDAILSNAAGCGAGLKEYPVVLHGLPDEGQAQAFAAKVQDLSEFLAGLLHGGDLEPFLPASRPLTVAYHDACHLAHAQGVRAAPRELLRAIPGVTVVEAPEGDLCCGSAGTYNLEQPALANELGVRKARNILSTTPDLIASGNIGCHTQIGSHVRRQGGRVPVLHTVEVLDLAYRGEL encoded by the coding sequence ATGCAGCACGACATCCCCGTCCCCGCCCTGGGGCCGCAGGGCGAGGTGATGGCGCACGCGGTCGACGCCTGCGTGCACTGCGGCTTCTGTCTGCCCGCCTGCCCGACCTACGCGCTGCTGGGGGACGAGATGGACTCCCCACGCGGGCGCATCGTGCTGATGAAGGAGGTGCTGGAGGGCACGCTGCCCCTCGCGGATGCCGCCCCGCACCTCGACCGCTGCCTGGGGTGCCAGGCCTGCGTGACCGCCTGCCCCAGTGGGGTGCCCTACGGGGAACTCATCACCAGCTTTCGCGGCTGGAGCGAACCACAGCGCGAGCGTTCACCGCTCGACCGGGCCAAGCGGGCGGGCATCCTGAAGATTCTTCCGGCCCCGAAGGTCTTCAGCGTGGCCGCCCGTGTGGGGCAGTACGCCAAGCCCCTCGCGCCGCTGCTGCCCGCCACCCTGCGAGCGCCCCTCGACCTGTTGCCGCAACGGGTGCCCGCCATGCAGCCTCAGCCGCCCGTCACCCCGGCCAGGGGCAAGCGCCGGGGCCGGGTGGCCTTCCTCGCCGGATGCGCTCAGCAGGCCCTGACGCCCAATTTCAACGCCGCGACCCTGCGCGTGCTGGCCCGCAACGGGATAGAGGTCGTGATTCCCGAAGGTCAGGGCTGTTGCGGGGCCGCCGCCCTGCATACCGGGGCGCGGGAGGAGGCGCTGCGGCTGGTCCGGCAGAACCTCGCCGCCTTCGACCCCGAGGAGTACGACGCGATTCTCTCCAACGCGGCGGGGTGCGGGGCGGGCCTCAAGGAATACCCGGTGGTCCTGCACGGCCTCCCGGATGAGGGGCAGGCGCAGGCTTTCGCGGCGAAGGTGCAGGACCTCTCCGAGTTCCTGGCGGGGCTGCTGCACGGCGGGGACCTCGAACCCTTCCTGCCCGCCTCGCGCCCCCTCACCGTCGCCTACCACGATGCCTGCCACCTCGCCCACGCGCAGGGCGTCCGCGCCGCGCCCCGCGAGCTGCTGCGGGCCATTCCCGGCGTGACGGTCGTGGAGGCTCCTGAAGGCGACCTGTGCTGCGGCTCGGCGGGGACGTACAACCTCGAGCAGCCTGCGCTGGCGAATGAACTCGGCGTCCGCAAGGCGCGGAATATCCTGTCCACCACGCCCGACCTGATCGCCAGCGGCAATATCGGCTGCCACACGCAGATTGGGAGCCATGTGCGGCGGCAGGGGGGCCGGGTGCCCGTGCTGCACACGGTCGAGGTGCTGGACCTGGCCTACCGGGGGGAACTGTGA
- a CDS encoding FAD-binding oxidoreductase — MTPRKTALTPGSRAPKPRSDGRPDNPLAAELTRSLGPTKVLSNLSERRNYRYDAIQFGATPLAVVLPESTADVVTAVRAARAAGVPIVGRGAASGLSGGAVPMQTGLVISFTRMTRLEVFPERREARAQAGVVTLSVTEAARPHGLIYPPDPASFRTSTIGGNLGENAGGPLCFKYGVTGDYVRALEFVDADGEVHELTRDAYDLAGLLIGSEGTLGLITEATLRLTPPPKYTRTLLASFPEVGECAEAVSRAIAAGAVPAKLEFMDQACTNAVEDYLALGLPRDAGAVLLVDTDGDDLDTVEEERALVEAACREAGGTVRRAATDVEAAALWQARRSVSPALGRIRPQRMNEDIVVPRSALPEVVREIRALGDASGLPVVQFGHIGDGNLHPNILYDPRRELPEAVHDLAHAVALVALRHGGVLSGEHGIGTMKRPFMREAVDPVTLGALRDVKRALDPAGLLNPGKILPDEEGKAHAHP; from the coding sequence ATGACCCCCCGCAAAACCGCCCTCACCCCTGGCTCCCGCGCTCCCAAACCGCGCTCCGACGGCAGGCCGGACAACCCACTGGCCGCTGAGCTGACCCGCAGCCTCGGTCCCACAAAGGTCCTCTCCAACCTCTCCGAGCGGCGGAACTACCGCTACGACGCCATCCAGTTCGGGGCAACGCCGCTGGCGGTCGTGCTGCCCGAATCCACGGCGGACGTGGTGACGGCCGTGCGGGCGGCGCGGGCGGCGGGCGTGCCCATCGTGGGGCGCGGTGCGGCCAGTGGCCTGAGTGGCGGCGCGGTGCCGATGCAGACCGGGCTGGTGATCTCCTTTACCCGCATGACCCGCCTAGAGGTCTTCCCGGAGCGGCGCGAGGCACGGGCGCAGGCGGGCGTTGTGACGCTGAGCGTGACCGAGGCCGCGCGGCCCCACGGCCTGATCTATCCCCCCGACCCGGCCAGTTTCCGCACCAGCACCATCGGCGGCAACCTCGGGGAGAACGCGGGCGGGCCGCTGTGTTTCAAGTATGGGGTGACGGGCGACTACGTGCGGGCGCTGGAGTTCGTGGACGCGGACGGCGAGGTGCATGAACTCACCCGCGACGCCTACGATCTCGCCGGGCTGCTGATCGGCTCGGAGGGAACGCTGGGATTGATCACCGAAGCCACCCTGCGCCTCACGCCGCCGCCCAAGTACACCCGCACCCTGCTGGCGAGCTTCCCGGAGGTGGGCGAGTGCGCCGAGGCGGTGAGCCGGGCCATCGCCGCTGGAGCCGTCCCCGCCAAGCTGGAATTTATGGATCAGGCCTGCACGAACGCGGTGGAAGACTACCTCGCCCTGGGGCTGCCGCGAGATGCCGGGGCCGTGCTGCTGGTGGACACCGACGGCGACGACTTGGACACGGTGGAGGAGGAACGGGCTCTGGTGGAGGCCGCCTGCCGGGAGGCCGGGGGCACCGTGCGCCGGGCGGCCACCGATGTCGAGGCCGCCGCCCTGTGGCAGGCCCGCCGCAGCGTCAGCCCCGCGCTGGGCCGCATCCGCCCGCAGCGCATGAACGAGGACATCGTGGTGCCCCGCTCGGCCTTGCCGGAGGTCGTGCGCGAGATTCGGGCGCTGGGGGACGCCTCCGGGCTGCCCGTCGTGCAGTTCGGGCATATCGGGGACGGCAACCTGCACCCCAACATCCTCTACGACCCCCGCCGCGAGTTGCCGGAGGCGGTCCATGACCTTGCCCACGCCGTCGCCCTCGTCGCCCTCCGGCACGGCGGCGTGCTCAGCGGTGAGCACGGCATCGGCACCATGAAACGGCCCTTCATGCGCGAGGCCGTGGACCCCGTGACGCTGGGGGCGCTGCGGGACGTGAAGCGGGCGCTCGACCCGGCAGGCCTCCTCAACCCCGGCAAGATTCTCCCCGACGAGGAAGGGAAAGCCCATGCCCATCCTTGA
- a CDS encoding FAD-binding oxidoreductase, producing MPILDLSPSDQTITVSGDTGLLEVYAALPPGLYPPFPPVELPGGVGGLVSRGGFGQTFPFASDVLGVTFRSPSGRVVRAGGRTVKNVQGYDLTRPFVGSFGALGQALEVTFRLRPGLVARHVTAHGSLDTSDHLTARFAWQDGGEVHLFHFGHTREVERALPALPGARVIQAPLDFRPRFPGGMGVGEGATLRDRRFGWVNGGGGPPMPALFARLAATL from the coding sequence ATGCCCATCCTTGACCTCTCGCCCAGCGACCAGACCATCACGGTCAGCGGCGACACGGGGCTGCTGGAGGTCTACGCGGCCCTGCCCCCCGGCCTCTACCCGCCGTTCCCTCCCGTGGAGTTGCCCGGTGGGGTCGGCGGCCTCGTCTCGCGCGGGGGGTTCGGGCAGACCTTCCCTTTCGCCTCCGACGTGCTGGGGGTGACCTTTCGTAGTCCATCGGGCCGGGTGGTCCGCGCAGGCGGGCGCACCGTCAAGAACGTGCAGGGCTACGACCTCACCCGCCCCTTTGTCGGCAGCTTCGGGGCGCTGGGCCAGGCGCTGGAGGTCACGTTCAGGCTGCGGCCTGGGTTGGTCGCGCGGCATGTGACCGCTCACGGCTCGCTGGACACATCGGACCACCTGACTGCCCGCTTCGCCTGGCAGGACGGCGGCGAGGTGCACCTTTTTCACTTCGGCCATACGCGGGAGGTGGAGCGGGCGCTCCCCGCCTTGCCGGGCGCCCGCGTGATTCAGGCCCCCCTCGACTTCCGCCCCCGCTTTCCCGGTGGGATGGGCGTGGGGGAGGGGGCGACCCTGCGCGACCGCCGCTTCGGGTGGGTCAATGGGGGAGGGGGACCGCCCATGCCCGCCCTGTTCGCTCGGCTGGCCGCAACGCTGTAG
- a CDS encoding cyclopropane-fatty-acyl-phospholipid synthase family protein translates to MPPKTPQARRPDPSPTASVQTLGLAAVLTMLGAVVVARSRVRPNEDQLLDAARRVLSAVLPTDRPFAVKFWNGEELPAGVSDPTARLILNSPESLGRMLNLPLDVALGEAYLRGDFDIEGDFGAVVGLADTLNPQFTPAQVASLLRDVALLRRGVGTKPPKPLAQLHGEAHSRERDKQAVQAHYDVSNDFYKLWLDERMVYSCAYFPTGTETLDAAQEAKLELICRKLRLKPGERLLDIGCGWGGLAIYAAQRYGVSVLGVTLSEAQLHEGRARVKAAGLEHLVTLELRDYRDVTGEFDKISSVGMAEHVGRRNMGEYFATAYRVLKPGGLMMNHAIADGLGQARVPMVIQSGNFARRYVFPDGELLPIWETLKYADAALFEVRDMENLREHYARTTAEWARRLEAREDEALAALGEERYRLWRIYLNACGYYFAHGHLSIFQTLLAKPDERRQVPIPPSRADIYADGRA, encoded by the coding sequence ATGCCCCCCAAGACTCCCCAAGCCCGCCGCCCCGACCCCTCGCCCACCGCCTCCGTGCAGACGTTGGGCCTCGCGGCTGTGCTGACCATGCTCGGCGCGGTCGTGGTGGCCCGCTCGCGGGTGCGCCCCAACGAGGACCAGTTGCTGGACGCGGCCCGGCGCGTGCTGAGCGCCGTCCTGCCTACCGACCGCCCCTTCGCCGTGAAGTTCTGGAACGGCGAGGAACTCCCCGCGGGCGTGTCCGACCCCACCGCCCGCCTGATCCTGAACTCGCCCGAGTCGCTGGGGCGAATGCTGAACCTCCCGCTCGACGTGGCGCTTGGAGAGGCGTACCTGCGCGGCGACTTCGACATCGAGGGGGACTTCGGGGCGGTCGTGGGGCTGGCGGACACGTTGAATCCGCAGTTCACGCCCGCGCAGGTGGCGAGTCTGCTGCGCGACGTGGCTCTTCTGCGCCGGGGGGTGGGGACGAAGCCGCCGAAGCCGCTCGCGCAACTTCATGGGGAGGCCCACAGCCGCGAGCGGGACAAGCAGGCCGTGCAGGCCCACTACGACGTGTCCAACGACTTCTACAAGCTGTGGCTGGACGAGCGGATGGTGTATTCGTGCGCCTACTTCCCCACCGGCACGGAAACGCTGGACGCGGCGCAGGAGGCCAAGCTGGAGCTGATCTGCCGCAAGCTGCGGCTGAAGCCGGGCGAGCGCCTGCTGGACATCGGCTGCGGGTGGGGCGGGCTGGCGATCTACGCGGCGCAGCGGTACGGCGTCTCGGTGCTGGGAGTGACCCTCTCCGAAGCGCAGTTGCACGAGGGGCGGGCACGCGTGAAAGCCGCCGGGCTGGAGCACCTCGTCACGCTGGAGCTGCGGGATTACCGCGACGTGACGGGCGAGTTTGACAAGATCAGCAGCGTCGGCATGGCCGAGCACGTGGGCCGCCGCAACATGGGCGAGTACTTCGCTACCGCTTACCGAGTGCTGAAGCCGGGCGGCCTGATGATGAACCACGCCATTGCAGACGGGCTGGGGCAGGCGCGGGTGCCGATGGTGATCCAGTCAGGCAATTTCGCCCGGCGCTACGTCTTTCCGGACGGCGAGCTGCTCCCGATCTGGGAGACGCTCAAGTACGCCGACGCCGCCCTCTTCGAGGTGCGGGACATGGAGAACCTGCGCGAACATTACGCCCGCACGACGGCCGAGTGGGCGCGGCGGCTGGAGGCGCGGGAGGATGAGGCGCTCGCCGCGCTGGGCGAGGAACGCTACCGGCTGTGGCGCATCTACCTCAACGCCTGCGGGTACTACTTCGCGCACGGCCACCTGAGCATCTTCCAGACGCTGCTCGCCAAGCCGGACGAGCGGCGGCAGGTGCCGATTCCGCCGAGCCGGGCGGACATCTACGCGGACGGGCGGGCATAG